Proteins encoded in a region of the Mycobacteriales bacterium genome:
- a CDS encoding adenylate/guanylate cyclase domain-containing protein, with protein MITASGSEQRLAALESGADDFVTKPFDQSELLARVKSLARIKRYHDTIRQQADELAEWNAELETRVARQVAELERTNRLRHFLSPQLADLVVGDESLLGSHRREIVVLFTDLRNFTPFAETSEPEEVMGVLAEYHHAIGALVHSYGGTLERFTGDGIMVFFNDPIPCDDAAERAVRTALEIRDAVTDLAARWRRKGYELPVGIGIAQGFATLGRIGFEGRFDYAAIGSVTNLAARLCSDAGPWQVLVTDRVLAATEHVAVAEMVGDIQPKGFSKTVRVHNISALKTKDGKT; from the coding sequence GATGATCACGGCCAGCGGGTCCGAACAGCGGCTCGCCGCCCTCGAGTCGGGGGCCGACGACTTCGTCACCAAACCCTTCGACCAGAGCGAGCTGCTCGCCCGAGTGAAATCACTGGCGCGGATCAAGCGGTACCACGACACCATCCGTCAACAGGCTGACGAGCTGGCCGAGTGGAACGCCGAATTGGAAACACGGGTCGCCCGACAGGTCGCAGAGTTGGAGCGCACCAACCGGTTACGCCACTTCCTGTCCCCCCAGCTGGCCGATCTCGTCGTCGGTGACGAGAGCCTGCTCGGCAGCCATCGCCGCGAAATCGTTGTCCTATTCACCGATCTCAGGAACTTCACCCCCTTCGCGGAGACCAGTGAGCCCGAGGAGGTGATGGGCGTACTTGCCGAATATCACCACGCCATTGGGGCCCTGGTCCACTCGTACGGAGGGACCCTCGAACGCTTCACGGGCGACGGGATCATGGTTTTCTTCAACGACCCGATTCCGTGCGACGACGCCGCCGAACGCGCGGTGCGGACGGCGCTGGAGATCCGCGACGCCGTGACCGATCTCGCCGCCCGGTGGCGGCGCAAAGGCTACGAGCTTCCCGTGGGAATCGGTATCGCCCAAGGCTTTGCGACGCTCGGCCGGATCGGCTTCGAGGGCCGATTCGACTATGCCGCCATCGGCAGCGTTACCAATCTTGCCGCCCGGTTGTGTTCCGACGCCGGGCCTTGGCAGGTGCTCGTCACCGATCGTGTGCTTGCAGCCACCGAGCATGTGGCGGTGGCGGAAATGGTGGGCGACATACAGCCCAAGGGGTTCAGCAAAACGGTGCGGGTCCACAACATCAGCGCGCTCAAAACCAAGGACGGGAAAACATGA